A stretch of the Cellulomonas sp. WB94 genome encodes the following:
- a CDS encoding ABC transporter substrate-binding protein, whose protein sequence is MKKALSTEASRRGFLKLTGTLGLAAGVAAAVAACGGPASTTGTGATSTGAATGAAPKINPDGTIEAGISYPLSTGFDPMTTSGAVTVAANWHVMEGLTEIDPADRHVYAALGAALPKQVDPTTWEVTLRDGAVFHDGSPVTVDDVLFSFQRVQDPANASLYSQFIPFIASVAAKDATTVTFTTSYPFALFAERIAVVKIVPKAIVTADQQKFDALPTGTGPYKILTATKDDKITFERFDKYTGTRPALAKAMTWNLLSDASARVTAIESGRVLAIEDVPYLDVDRLSKVVTTEAVQSFGLLFMMFNTSVAPFNDVNVRQAFFYALNLDKIISTGLLGNATAATSFLQEDHPDYVKAKTVYTYDPAKAKSMLAAAGVKDLAITLLTTDTGWVKDIAPLIKEDLDAIGVATTLDIAQSGGQYKKVDAGELQVMVAPGDPSVFGNDPDLLLRWWYAGSVWPVKRYRWSDAPEFAQLTQLLDDGSKAQDKAAQKKIWSQIFDLISTQVPLYPLLHRKLPSAWDAKALPDFRPIPLTGLSFLDVGRSA, encoded by the coding sequence ATGAAGAAAGCACTGAGCACCGAGGCCAGCCGCCGCGGCTTCCTCAAGCTCACCGGCACGCTCGGTCTTGCTGCCGGCGTCGCCGCAGCGGTCGCCGCGTGCGGCGGTCCGGCCTCCACGACAGGCACCGGTGCCACCTCGACCGGGGCCGCCACCGGCGCCGCCCCGAAGATCAACCCGGACGGCACCATCGAGGCCGGCATCTCCTACCCGCTGTCGACCGGCTTCGACCCCATGACCACCTCCGGGGCGGTCACCGTGGCGGCGAACTGGCACGTCATGGAGGGGCTCACCGAGATCGACCCCGCCGACCGCCACGTCTACGCGGCCCTCGGTGCGGCACTGCCGAAGCAGGTCGACCCCACCACGTGGGAGGTCACCCTCCGCGACGGCGCCGTGTTCCACGACGGCAGCCCCGTCACGGTCGACGACGTGCTGTTCTCGTTCCAGCGCGTGCAGGACCCGGCCAACGCCTCGCTGTACTCCCAGTTCATCCCGTTCATCGCGTCCGTCGCCGCCAAGGACGCCACCACGGTGACGTTCACGACGTCGTACCCGTTCGCGCTGTTCGCCGAGCGGATCGCGGTCGTCAAGATCGTGCCGAAGGCGATCGTCACGGCCGACCAGCAGAAGTTCGACGCCCTGCCGACCGGAACCGGCCCCTACAAGATCCTGACGGCCACCAAGGACGACAAGATCACGTTCGAGCGGTTCGACAAGTACACCGGCACCCGCCCCGCGCTCGCCAAGGCGATGACCTGGAACCTGCTGTCCGACGCGTCGGCCCGCGTGACCGCGATCGAGTCGGGCCGCGTCCTGGCGATCGAGGACGTCCCGTACCTCGACGTCGACCGCCTGTCCAAGGTCGTCACGACCGAGGCCGTCCAGTCCTTCGGCCTGCTGTTCATGATGTTCAACACGTCCGTCGCCCCGTTCAACGACGTCAACGTCCGCCAGGCGTTCTTCTACGCGCTGAACCTCGACAAGATCATCTCGACCGGGCTGCTCGGCAACGCGACCGCCGCGACGAGCTTCCTCCAGGAGGACCACCCCGACTACGTCAAGGCCAAGACGGTCTACACGTACGACCCCGCGAAGGCGAAGTCCATGCTCGCCGCCGCGGGCGTCAAGGACCTCGCGATCACGCTCCTCACGACGGACACCGGCTGGGTCAAGGACATCGCCCCGCTCATCAAGGAGGACCTCGACGCGATCGGCGTCGCGACGACCCTCGACATCGCGCAGTCCGGCGGTCAGTACAAGAAGGTCGACGCCGGCGAGCTCCAGGTCATGGTCGCCCCCGGTGACCCGTCGGTGTTCGGCAACGACCCCGACCTGCTGCTGCGCTGGTGGTACGCGGGCTCGGTCTGGCCCGTCAAGCGGTACCGCTGGTCGGACGCCCCCGAGTTCGCGCAGCTGACCCAGCTGCTCGACGACGGGTCCAAGGCGCAGGACAAGGCGGCGCAGAAGAAGATCTGGTCGCAGATCTTCGACCTCATCTCGACCCAGGTCCCGCTGTACCCGCTGCTGCACCGCAAGCTCCCGAGCGCGTGGGACGCCAAGGCGCTCCCGGACTTCCGCCCGATCCCGCTGACCGGCCTGTCGTTCCTCGACGTGGGCCGCTCGGCCTGA
- a CDS encoding ABC transporter permease, whose product MIALLRLTGRRLVALPVMVLGVTLLVFVVMRFAPTDAATNALGESATDAAKALYRAQHGLDDPMLVQYGRFLVGLVHGDLGMTVPPAQNVSGLVANAFPLTMQLTFMGLILAVVLSLLLGVTAALYRDRWPDQVIRVVSIAGVATPSFWLAVLLIQQFALRWTWFPSGGYVNPADSLSGFLQSMALPAISLAVPVAASLTRVVRTAMVEELDRDYVRTAIGSGIPSVVVVGRNVLRNALITPITVLGLRIGYLMGGAIIIEVIFDLPGMGKLILNGVTSNDTALVQGVTLTVALAFVVVNILVDLLYLVVNPRIRTV is encoded by the coding sequence GTGATCGCCCTGCTTCGCCTGACCGGCCGACGGCTGGTGGCCCTCCCGGTCATGGTCCTCGGTGTGACCCTGCTGGTGTTCGTCGTGATGCGGTTCGCGCCGACCGACGCCGCGACCAACGCGCTCGGAGAGAGCGCCACCGACGCCGCCAAGGCGCTCTACCGCGCGCAGCACGGCCTGGACGACCCGATGCTGGTCCAGTACGGCCGGTTCCTGGTCGGGCTCGTGCACGGCGACCTCGGGATGACCGTCCCGCCGGCGCAGAACGTCAGCGGCCTCGTCGCGAACGCGTTCCCGCTGACGATGCAGCTCACCTTCATGGGGCTGATCCTCGCCGTCGTGCTCTCGCTCCTGCTCGGCGTCACCGCAGCCCTGTACCGCGACCGCTGGCCCGACCAGGTCATCCGCGTCGTGTCCATCGCGGGCGTCGCGACCCCGTCGTTCTGGCTCGCCGTCCTGCTCATCCAGCAGTTCGCGCTGCGCTGGACCTGGTTCCCGAGCGGCGGGTACGTCAACCCGGCCGACTCGCTCAGCGGCTTCCTGCAGTCGATGGCCCTGCCGGCGATCTCGCTCGCCGTCCCCGTCGCCGCGTCCCTGACGCGCGTCGTGCGGACCGCGATGGTCGAGGAGCTCGACCGCGACTACGTCCGGACAGCGATCGGCAGCGGCATCCCCTCGGTCGTCGTCGTCGGGCGCAACGTGCTCCGCAACGCGCTCATCACGCCGATCACCGTGCTCGGCCTGCGGATCGGCTACCTCATGGGCGGCGCGATCATCATCGAGGTCATCTTCGACCTGCCGGGCATGGGCAAGCTCATCCTCAACGGCGTCACCTCGAACGACACCGCGCTGGTGCAGGGCGTGACGCTCACCGTCGCCCTCGCGTTCGTCGTCGTCAACATCCTCGTCGACCTGCTCTACCTCGTCGTCAACCCCCGGATCAGGACGGTGTGA
- a CDS encoding dipeptide/oligopeptide/nickel ABC transporter permease/ATP-binding protein, with amino-acid sequence MRQKLTAKLSAPGLRLRSMSTGSRIALGFVLLVALVALSAPIVATHNPLASGIPAQSPSGDNFFGTDRGGRDIFSRIVFGTRYSLAIGLGATAVAVVAGAILGSIAATASKAVTETLMRFLDIVMAFPGIALAVVFVAVFGKSLPVLILTIAFLYTPQLTRVVRANVLSQFGEDYVAASQVMGTRTARILIKHVARNCIAPIMVFATVLVADAIVFEASLSFIGAGVQDPAPSWGNVISSGRNLLLNGGWWATFFPGMAILLTVLALNVLSEGLTDAMVSQSARKVPADAKPTAPAPSCAVELEELTPLSELVAGPMTTPAGTMLVDLDRLDGQGPDGAPSGIESVATTAPPATRAVPLAERLATLRGRELARTDRLVYRGAAAPLLEVKDLSIRFPERHGDVAVVDGVSFTVRPHETMALVGESGCGKSLTSLAIMGLLPKTAVVTGQILFDGRDLLRMSPRERNALRGHDMAMVYQDALSSLNPSMLIRSQLKQLTRRGGTRTAEELMGLVGLDPDRTLKSYPHELSGGQRQRVLIAMALTRNPRLVVADEPTTALDVTVQAQVIDLLNDLREKLGFAMVFVSHDLALVAELAHRVTVMYAGQVVEQASTSSLLTEPQHEYTQGLLGSVLSIESGSGRLHQIPGTVPSPRDFATGDRFAARSTRPGARPDVRPVMRNLPGTDHLYADQGAAAAAERSALMSGGTR; translated from the coding sequence GTGCGACAGAAACTGACAGCCAAGCTGTCCGCCCCCGGGCTGCGCCTGCGGTCGATGTCGACCGGCTCGCGCATCGCCCTCGGCTTCGTGCTCCTCGTCGCACTGGTCGCGCTGTCCGCGCCGATCGTCGCGACCCACAACCCGCTGGCGTCGGGCATCCCCGCGCAGTCGCCGTCGGGCGACAACTTCTTCGGCACCGACCGTGGTGGCCGCGACATCTTCTCGCGCATCGTCTTCGGCACGCGGTACTCCCTCGCGATCGGGCTCGGCGCCACGGCCGTCGCCGTCGTGGCGGGCGCCATCCTCGGCTCGATCGCGGCGACCGCCAGCAAGGCAGTCACCGAGACCCTCATGCGGTTCCTCGACATCGTCATGGCGTTCCCCGGCATCGCGCTGGCCGTCGTGTTCGTCGCGGTCTTCGGCAAGTCGCTGCCGGTCCTCATCCTGACGATCGCGTTCCTCTACACCCCGCAGCTCACGCGCGTCGTCCGCGCCAACGTCCTCAGCCAGTTCGGGGAGGACTACGTCGCCGCGAGCCAGGTCATGGGCACGCGCACCGCGCGCATCCTGATCAAGCACGTCGCACGCAACTGCATCGCGCCGATCATGGTGTTCGCGACGGTCCTCGTCGCCGACGCGATCGTGTTCGAGGCGAGCCTGTCGTTCATCGGCGCAGGCGTCCAGGACCCCGCACCCTCGTGGGGCAACGTCATCTCGAGCGGGCGCAACCTGCTGCTCAACGGCGGCTGGTGGGCGACGTTCTTCCCCGGCATGGCGATCCTGCTCACGGTGCTCGCGCTCAACGTCCTGTCCGAGGGCCTCACCGACGCGATGGTCAGCCAGTCGGCCCGCAAGGTGCCCGCCGACGCGAAGCCCACCGCCCCGGCGCCGTCGTGCGCGGTCGAGCTCGAGGAGCTGACCCCGCTCAGCGAGCTCGTCGCCGGACCGATGACGACCCCCGCCGGGACGATGCTGGTCGACCTCGACCGGCTCGACGGCCAGGGGCCCGATGGCGCCCCGTCGGGCATCGAGTCGGTCGCCACGACCGCGCCACCCGCGACGCGGGCCGTCCCGCTCGCCGAACGCCTCGCGACCCTGCGTGGCCGTGAGCTGGCACGGACCGACCGCCTCGTCTACCGCGGCGCCGCGGCGCCGCTGCTCGAGGTCAAGGACCTCAGCATCCGGTTCCCCGAGCGGCACGGCGACGTCGCCGTGGTCGACGGCGTGAGCTTCACGGTCCGGCCGCACGAGACGATGGCGCTCGTCGGGGAGTCGGGCTGCGGCAAGTCCCTGACCAGCCTCGCGATCATGGGCCTGCTGCCGAAGACCGCGGTGGTCACCGGCCAGATCCTGTTCGACGGCCGCGACCTGCTCCGGATGTCACCCCGGGAGCGCAACGCGCTGCGCGGTCACGACATGGCGATGGTCTACCAGGACGCGCTCAGCTCCCTGAACCCGTCGATGCTGATCCGCAGCCAGCTGAAGCAGCTCACCCGTCGGGGTGGGACGCGCACGGCGGAGGAGCTCATGGGGCTCGTCGGGCTCGACCCCGACCGCACGCTCAAGAGCTACCCGCACGAGCTGTCGGGCGGCCAGCGCCAGCGCGTGCTCATCGCGATGGCCCTGACGCGCAACCCGCGCCTCGTCGTCGCGGACGAGCCGACCACGGCCCTCGACGTCACCGTGCAGGCCCAGGTCATCGACCTGCTCAACGACCTGCGCGAGAAGCTGGGCTTCGCGATGGTCTTCGTGAGCCACGACCTCGCGCTCGTCGCGGAGCTCGCCCACCGGGTCACGGTGATGTACGCCGGGCAGGTCGTCGAGCAGGCGAGCACGTCGAGCCTCCTGACCGAGCCTCAGCACGAGTACACGCAGGGGCTGCTCGGATCCGTGCTCTCGATCGAGAGCGGCTCGGGCCGGCTGCACCAGATCCCGGGCACCGTCCCCTCGCCGCGTGACTTCGCGACCGGTGACCGGTTCGCGGCCCGCTCGACCCGACCCGGCGCCCGGCCCGACGTCCGGCCGGTCATGCGCAACCTGCCCGGGACCGACCACCTCTATGCGGACCAGGGGGCGGCTGCCGCCGCCGAGCGGTCCGCCCTCATGAGCGGGGGAACCCGATGA
- a CDS encoding ABC transporter ATP-binding protein, with product MSAETPVIELRGVHVVHKARTGTLFRPDRVHAVNGVDFQISRGETVGIVGESGCGKSTLAKVMVGLQKPTSGDVLFKGKVVTRRSPAARKIMGRAVSVVFQDPATALNARMLVKDALRDPLDVHGIGTPAQRRERVRELIRLVGLPESALEVLPSQISGGQRQRVAIARALALDPDVIVADEPTSALDVSVRAQILNLLTDLKASLGLGLVFISHDIQTVRYVSDRIVVMYYGQIVEEGPSAQVFESPRHEYTRTLLGAAPSLL from the coding sequence ATGAGCGCCGAGACGCCCGTCATCGAGCTGCGCGGCGTGCACGTCGTGCACAAGGCGCGCACCGGGACGCTGTTCCGCCCGGACCGGGTGCACGCCGTCAACGGCGTGGACTTCCAGATCAGCCGTGGCGAGACCGTCGGGATCGTCGGCGAGTCGGGCTGCGGCAAGTCGACCCTCGCCAAGGTCATGGTCGGCCTGCAGAAGCCCACGAGCGGCGACGTCCTGTTCAAGGGGAAGGTCGTCACGCGCCGGTCGCCCGCCGCCCGCAAGATCATGGGCCGCGCCGTCTCGGTCGTGTTCCAGGACCCGGCGACGGCGCTCAACGCGCGGATGCTCGTCAAGGACGCGCTGCGGGACCCGCTCGACGTGCACGGCATCGGCACCCCGGCCCAGCGCCGGGAGCGGGTCCGCGAGCTGATCCGCCTCGTCGGGCTCCCGGAGTCGGCCCTCGAGGTGCTGCCCAGCCAGATCTCGGGCGGACAGCGTCAGCGTGTCGCCATCGCGCGGGCCCTCGCGCTCGACCCCGACGTGATCGTCGCGGACGAGCCCACGTCCGCCCTCGACGTCTCGGTGCGCGCGCAGATCCTCAACCTGCTCACCGACCTCAAGGCGAGCCTCGGCCTGGGCCTGGTGTTCATCTCGCACGACATCCAGACGGTCCGCTACGTGTCCGACCGGATCGTCGTCATGTACTACGGCCAGATCGTCGAGGAGGGTCCGTCGGCCCAGGTCTTCGAGAGTCCGCGCCACGAGTACACCCGCACCCTCCTGGGAGCCGCTCCGAGCCTGCTCTAG